CGGGACCGTTGCAGTCCATGTCGCGTCAAGCGGACCACAACCCCCACCAATTGGCCCGGTTCTTTACGATAAGTCGTCAATTGCGTAGGTGGCACCGATCACCCTTTCGTGTGCTTTTCACCAAAGACCTCAAGGGTCATGGAGGCACGACCGACAAAGGATTCGTGAGTACCCTTGCGCACACCATGATGACCGCCGCCCGCCATGCCGACTCCGGCCTCGCCGGCGCGGGCGAACTCGACCGCTACCCCTACGCGGAGGCCCCCGGGTCCGACCGCGTCGGAGCACCCCACTGGGACGGCGCCGACGTCGAGTTGAGCCGCGTGGGCCGCCGCGCCGCAGGCAGCCGCGGCCGCGGACTGCACGGCCAACTCGTCCAGCAGCTCGGCCAGATGATCGTCTCCGGCGACCTCGGCGCGGACCGCCCGCTGGTCCCCGAGGAGATCGGCCAGCGGTTCGAGGTCTCCCGCACGGTCGTCCGCGAATCGCTGCGGGTCCTGGAGGCCAAGGGCCTCGTCAGCGCCCGCCCCAACGTCGGCACCCGGGTCCGCCCCGTCGCCGACTGGAACCTCCTCGACCCCGACATCATCGAGTGGCGCGCCTTCGGGCCCCAGCGCGACGACCAGCGCCGCGAGCTCGGCGAGCTCCGCTGGACGATCGAGCCGCTCGCCGCCCGCCTCGCCGCCGGCCACGGCCGGCCGGACATCCAGCAGCGCCTCGCCGACATGGTCGAGATCATGGGCCACGCCCTCGGCCAGGGTGACTCGATCACCTTCGCCCGCGCCGACAACGAGTTCCACGCGCTCCTCATCCAGGTCGCCGGCAACCGCATGCTGGAGCACCTCTCCGGCATCGTCTCCGCCGCCCTCCAGGTCTCCGGCAGCCCGATGACCTCCTGCGACCGCCCGAGCGAGACCTGCGTCGCACACCACGCACGGATGGTCGAGGCCCTCGCCGCGGGCGACGCGGCGGGTGCCGAGAGCGCGATGCGCCAGCTCCTGACGGTTCATCCGGAGGTCGAGCGCGTGGTTCCCGCCCCGCGCGAGCACTGAGGGGCGGGTACGTGGGGGCGGACGACAGGTCGCCGGGCCCCGGTGCCCGGGCCCGGCGACACCGGCGTGCGGAGCCGTACGGGGCCGCCGCTTCTCCTCCCCGCAGCCGAGGGGTGTGACCGTATGACCGGCAGCCGCGTACCCGGGGTGTGACTCGGGCCACGAAGATTGGGCGTAACGCTCCGCGAGGACGCGCGATGACTTAAGAGGTGATGGCCGACGGAGGGAAGACAGCAGCCCTTGGGGGTGCTGTGCAGCTCCCCGGCCCCTGCCCGCGCCGCCGGCCCATCCCCGGTCGGTGGTCGTCGGCTCCGGTCCAGCACCACCAGGCCCGGGGTCGGAAGCCGTTCCCATCGTTCCGAGAGGTTGTTCGTGTCGGCCAGCACATCCCGTACGCTCCCGCCGGAGATCGCCGATTCCGAGTCTGTGATGGCGCTCATCGAGCGGGGCAAGGCCGAGGGGCAGATCGCCGGCGATGACGTGCGTCGGGCCTTCGAGGCTGACCAGATTCCTGCGACCCAGTGGAAGAATGTCCTGCGCAGCCTCAACCAGATCCTTGAGGAAGAGGGTGTGACGCTGATGGTCAGTGCCGCGGAGTCGCCCAAGCGCACCACCCGCAAGAGCGTCGCAGCGAAGAGCCCGGCCAAGCGGACGGCCACCGAGCCCGTCAGGAAGACGGCGGCCAGGGCGACGGCGGCGCAGCCCGCCGCGGCCGAAGCCGAGGCCGCGGACCCGCAGGCCCCGGACGCCCCCGTCGAGGAGGCCGCCGCGGCGCCCGCGGCCAAGAAGACCGCCGCGAAGAAGACGGCCGCGAAGAAGGCCGCGCCCGCCAAGAAGGCGGCTGCCAAGAAGACCGCCGCGAAGAAGACCGCCGCCAAGAAGGACGCCGACGAGGCCGGCGAGGACGAGAACCCGGAAGAGGGTCCCGACGCGGTCAAGGCCGAGGGCGAGGAAGAGGACGAGGGCGGGGAGAACAAGGGCTTCGTCATCTCCGACGACGAGGACGACGCCCCGGCCCAGCAGGTCGTGGTGGCCGGTGCCACGGCCGACCCGGTCAAGGACTACCTCAAGCAGATCGGCAAGGTCCCGCTCCTCAACGCCGAGCAGGAGGTCGAGCTCGCCAAGCGCATCGAGGCCGGCCTGTTCGCCGAGGACAAGCTGGCGAACTCCGACAAGCTGGCGCCCAAGCTCAAGCGCGAGCTGGAGATCATCGCCGAGGACGGCCGCCGCGCGAAGAACCACCTGCTGGAGGCCAACCTCCGCCTCGTGGTCTCCCTCGCCAAGCGCTACACCGGCCGCGGCATGCTCTTCCTGGACCTGATCCAGGAGGGCAACCTGGGCCTCATCCGCGCGGTGGAGAAGTTCGACTACACCAAGGGCTACAAGTTCTCGACCTATGCGACGTGGTGGATCCGCCAGGCGATCACCCGCGCCATGGCCGACCAGGCCCGCACCATCCGCATCCCCGTGCACATGGTCGAGGTCATCAACAAGCTCGCCCGTGTGCAGCGCCAGATGCTCCAGGACCTGGGCCGCGAGCCCACCCCGGAGGAGCTGGCCAAAGAACTCGACATGACCCCCGAGAAGGTCATCGAGGTCCAGAAGTACGGCCGCGAGCCGATCTCCCTGCACACCCCGCTGGGCGAGGACGGCGACAGCGAGTTCGGCGACCTCATCGAGGACTCCGAGGCCGTGGTCCCGGCCGACGCGGTGAGCTTCACGCTCCTGCAGGAGCAGCTGCACTCGGTACTGGACACGCTGAGCGAGCGCGAGGCCGGCGTGGTGTCGATGCGCTTCGGCCTCACCGACGGGCAGCCCAAGACCCTCGACGAGATCGGCAAGGTCTACGGGGTCACCCGTGAGCGGATCCGCCAGATCGAGTCGAAGACCATGTCGAAGCTGCGCCACCCGTCCCGGTCCCAGGTGCTGCGCGACTACCTGGACTGAGCCGGCGGGCGGCCCCGGCGCCGGCAGCCCCGGCTGCGGCGCCGCAGGTCGTGGGGGTGGCCGCGCGGGTGCGCTCGGCCACCGGGCATCCCACTCTGGGTTGAGTCATGCACACTCGGAGTCAGGAGGCCCCATGCGTCGTCCCTTTGCCCGTGTCCTGGCGGGCGCGCTGACCCTGGCGGCGGGAACGGCCGCGGCGCCGCTCGCCCAGATGCCCCGGGCGGCCGCCGACAGCGTGGTGATCGGCGGCAAGCCGGTGAAGGCGGCCGACAGCCCCTGGGTCGTGGCCCTGGCCAGCCGTGACCGGTTCGGGGGTACGCGCGACGGGCAGTTCTGCGGGGGTGTCGTCGTGGCCCCGACCCGTGTGGTCACCGCGGCCCACTGCCTGGGCCGGCAGGTGCTCGGCGGCACCGTGGAGTCCGTGCCCGATTTCCGGGTGATCGCGGGCCGTACGGAGCTCCGGGCGGCCGACGGCCGGGAGATCGCCGTGCGCGGGGCACGGGTCAACCCGGACTACGACCCGCAGAGCAACGCCGGGGACCTCGCCGTACTGGAGCTGGCGGAAGCCGTGCCGGCCCACCACGTGCTGCCCATGGCCGAGGCGGGGCACCCCGCGTACGCGGCGGGCACCGAGGCGGCCGTCTACGGCTGGGGCGACACGAGCGGGTTCGGTGACTACGCGTACGCCCTGCGGGCCGCACGCGTGACCGTGCTGGCCGACGACGTCTGCGGGCGCGCCTACCCCGGGGACGCGGACGGACAGTACCGGGCCGCATCCATGGTGTGCGCGGGAGACGGTGGGGGCGGCAGGGACGCCTGCCAGGGCGACAGCGGCGGGCCGCTGGTCGCGCAGGGGCGCCTCATCGGGGTGGTCTCCTGGGGGCGGGGCTGCGGGCGCGCCGACAGCCCCGGCGTGTACACGCGGATCGCCCCGCTGGCCGGCTTCGTGACGGCGCCGGAGAGGGCCGCGCGGCCGGCCGGAGGGCAGAACGCCGCATGGGCGCCTCCGCGGGCCTCCGGGGGGCGGGCAGGGTCCGTACAGCGGCATCGTGTGCCGTAGCCGGACCCCCGACGTGAGGACGGGCGGCGCCCCTGGGTCTCAGGGGTGCCGCCCGTCGACCGGCCTTGCCGGTCCTGGCTCGTCGGATGCGAGGTTCGGCCTGTGTGTCAGCGGTCCTCGGGTTCGGCGTGGGCAGCCGGAGCGGACGTGAGCCGCTCGGTCTCATCCTGTATTTCCGCGGCGATCTTCTTGAGTTCCGGCTCGAACTTGCGACCGTGGTGGGCGCAGAAGAGCAGTTCACCGCCGCTCAGCAGGACGACGCGCAGATATGCCTGGGCGCCGCAACGGTCGCATCGGTCAGCGGCCGTCAGCGGGGTCGCGGGTGTCAGAACAGTAGTCACGTCGCCTCTTCTCTAGCTCGACGAGCTGTCGTACCAGGGTCAACATCCAACCAGGCCGAAAACGTTCCCGCTCGCGGCTTTTCCTCGAAACTTCCTTCCGAAGCTGGCCGGCTGTTGCCGGTTGGCGGCGAAGGAGCCGTATTGCGTTGCTTTACGGTTTCGCGTTGTCAGTCGTGCGCTTGTTGCAGTTCCATCCTCCCCGGCGTGAGTGCCAGGTTGTTCATGAGGACGTGCCCGAACCCTAAATGGTTCATGCGCGGAAGGGAACGTGATGTTTCCTTCACCCGGCCGGGGGATCGAACATCCGTGCGGATCTGCACTAGGCTGAGGAAAGCGCGAGGGTGGCGTTGCATCGGCTCTACCTGGCCTCGGTACCCTTCGACGGGCACCCGAGCCGCCCCTGCGCCCGACCGGGCCAGAAAAGAAATTCAGCGAGGAGCGAACTGCGTGACCGCCGACACGTCCGTGCCTTCCAGCGCGCTGCTGTCCGGAGCAGACCGGGACGGTTCCAACTACACCGCGCGGCACCTGCTCGTCCTCGAAGGGCTGGAGGCCGTCCGCAAGCGACCCGGCATGTATATCGGCTCCACCGACAGCCGGGGCCTCATGCACTGCCTGTGGGAGATCATCGACAATTCCGTCGACGAGGCCCTCGGCGGCTACTGCGACCACATCGAGGTGATCCTCCACGAGGACTCCTCGGTCGAGGTCAGGGACAACGGCCGCGGCATCCCCGTGGACGTCGAGCCCAAGACGGGCCTGTCCGGCGTCGAGGTCGTCATGACCAAGCTGCACGCCGGCGGAAAGTTCGGCGGCGGCTCCTACGCGGCGTCGGGCGGCCTGCACGGCGTCGGCGCCTCCGTGGTCAACGCCCTCTCCGCCCGCCTGGACGTCGAGGTGGACCGCGGCAGCTCCACGCACGCCATCAGCTTCCGCCGCGGCGTTCCCGGCATGTTCACCGAGCAGGGCCCCGAGAGCCCCTTCGACCCGGCGAACGGCCTGCGCAAGGTCAAGCGCATCCCCAAGGGCAGGACCGGCACCCGGATCCGCTACTGGGCCGACCGCCAGATCTTCCTCAAGGACGCCCGCCTCAACCTGGAGACGCTCTACCAGCGCGCCCGCCAGACCGCCTTCCTCGTCCCCGGCCTGACCCTGGTCGTCCGCGACGAGCGGGCCACAGACGGCGCCGGCAAGACCGAGGAGACCTTCCGCTTCGACGGCGGCATCAGCGAGTTCTGCGAGTACCTCGCCCAGGACAAGGCCGCCTGCGACGTGCTGCGGCTGACCGGATCGGGCACCTTCAAGGAGACCGTCCCGGTCCTCGACGACCGCGGCCACATGACCCCCACCGAGGTCACCCGCGAGCTCGGCGTGGACATCGCCCTGCGCTGGGGCACGGGCTACGAGAGCACCGTCAGGTCCTTCGTGAACATCATCGCCACCCCCAAGGGCGGCACCCACGTCACCGGCTTCGAACGCTCGGTGACCAAGACGGTCAACGAGGTGCTGCGCTCGGCCAAGCTGCTGCGCGTCGCCGAGGACGACGTGGTCAAGGACGACGCCCTGGAGGGCATGACGGCCGTCGTCACCGTCCGCCTCGCCGAACCCCAGTTCGAAGGTCAGACCAAGGAGGTGCTCGGCACCTCCGCCGCCACCCGCGTCGTCGCCGCCGTCGTCGCCAAGGAGCTCAAGGCCTTCCTGACCTCCACGAAGCGTGACGACAAGCAGCAGGCCCGCGCCGTGATGGAGAAGATCGTCGCGGCCGCACGGACCCGGATCGCCGCCCGCCAGCACAAGGAGGCCCAGCGCCGCAAGACCGCGCTGGAGACCTCCTCGCTCCCCGCCAAGCTGGCCGACTGCCGCAGCGACGACGTGGACCGCAGCGAGCTCTTCATCGTCGAGGGGGACTCCGCCCTCGGCACCGCAAAGCTCGCCCGGAACTCCGAGTTCCAGGCACTCCTGCCCATCCGGGGCAAGATCCTCAACGTCCAGAAGTCCTCCGTCTCGGACATGCTCAAGAACGCCGAGTGCGGGGCGATCATCCAGGTCATAGGGGCCGGCTCGGGCCGTACCTTCGACATCGACGCCGCCCGCTACGGCAAGATCGTGCTTCTCGTCGACGCCGACGTGGACGGCGCGCACATCCGCTGCCTGCTGCTCACGCTCTTCCAGCGGTACATGCGCCCGATGGTCGAGGCCGGCCGGGTCTTCGCGGCCGTCCCGCCGCTGCACCGCATCGAGCTGGTCCAGCCCAAGAGGGGCCAGGACAAGTACGTCTACACGTACTCGGACAACGAGCTGCGCCAGACCCTTCTGGAGTACCAGCGCAAGAACATCCGGTACAAGGACTCGATCCAGCGCTACAAGGGCCTCGGCGAGATGGACGCGGACCAGCTGGCGGAGACCACCATGGACCCCCGCTTCCGCACCCTGCGCCGGATCAACATCGGCGACCTGGAATCGGCCGAGCAGGTCTTCGACCTGCTCATGGGCAACGAAGTGGCCCCGCGCAAGGAGTTCATCACGAGCTCCGCGGCGACGCTGGACCGCTCGCGGATCGACGCCTGAGCCCGAGGGCACCGCAGGCCGGGGGCGCGCCTGACGCGGGAAGGCCCCCGGCACACCGGTGCCCTTCGCTCCATCACCTGTTGGAGTGAAGAGCACCGGTACACCAGTCCGGAAACGGTCCATTCCGCACATCCTTGTGAGCACGCGGCCAATGCGGCAGCGGACAAGGAGAGTTCGGTGGACAAGCACGAAGGTCGTGATGCCGGAACGATCCGGCTGGACGACCCCTGGTACGACGCGCTGGCCGTCGGCTGGGGAGAGGGCGAGGAGCCGTCCCCGCCACGGCCGGCCCCGACGGGCCGCCCGGCGCCCGGCGCATCCGACATCTACCTGGAAGTGCAGCGCAGCGCCGCCTTCCAGGAGGTCCGGAGCCGCTATCGCCGGTTCGTCGTCCCCGCGACCGCCGGCTTCCTCCTCTGGTACGTCGCCTACGTGGTCGCCGCCACGGCCGCGCCCGGCCTGATGGCCCGGCCCGTCCTGGGCGCGGTCAACGTCGCCATGCTGGCGGGCCTCGGCCAGTTCCTCAGCACCTTCCTGCTCACCTGGGCCTACGCCCGGCACGCACGGCTGCGCCGGGACCGGGCCGCGCTCGACCTGCGCTGGACCGTCTTCGAGCAGGAACGCGGCCAGGGGCGGACCCGGGCGAGGAGGGCGGGCCGGTGACGTCCGAGCACCAGACCCTCGCGCTGATGCTGTTCAGCCTGTTCATCGCGGTGACCCTGGGCATCACCACCTGGGTCAGCCGCAACCGGCACGGTTCGGCAGAGGAGTTCTACGCCGGCGGGAGGCTCTTCTCGCCGATGGAGAACGGTTTCGCCATCGCGGGCGACTACATGTCCGCGGCCTCGTTCCTCGGCATCTCCGGTCTGATCGCCCTCTTCGGCTACGACGGGATGCTGTACTCGGTGGGCTTCCTCGTCGCCTGGCTGCTCGTGCTGTTCCTCGTCGCCGAACTGGTGCGCAACTGCGGGCGCTTCACCCTCGCCGACGTGGTCGCCGCCCGGATGAGCGAGCGCCCGGTGCGGATCGCCGCCGGCATCTCCTCCGTCGTCGTCTCCGTGCTCTACCTCGTCGCCCAGATGGTCGGCGCGGGCAGCCTCGTGGCGCTGCTGCTCGGGAACTCGGGCGCCGCCGCCCGGACCCTCACCGTGATCGGGGTGGGCGCCCTGATGGTGGTCTACGTGGCCTTCGGGGGCATGCGGGCCACCACCTGGATCCAGATCGTGAAGGCCGTGCTCCTGATGGGCGGGGCGATCCTGCTGACGGTGCTCGTGCTGCTGCGCTTCCACGGCGATGTCGACCGGCTGCTGACCACCGCCGCCGAACGCAGCGGGTACGGAGCGGACTTCCTCAGTCCCGGCCTGAAGTACGGCGGGGACTGGACCGCCCGCTTCGACTTCGTCAGCCTCGGCCTCGCGCTGGTCCTGGGAACCGCCGGACTGCCGCACATCCTGTCGCGCTTCTACACCGTGCCCACCGCCCGGGCGGCCCGCCGCTCGGTGGTCTGGGCGATCGCGCTGATCGGCGGCTTCTACCTGATGACCATCGTGCTCGGCTTCGGCGCCGCGGCCCTGCTCGGGCCGGACGAGGTCCGGGCGTCCAACGCCTCGGGCAACACGGCCGTTCCGCTGCTCGCGGCCTTCCTCGGCGGGGGAGCCGAAACGACCGGCGGCGCCGTGCTGTTCGCCTTCGTCGCCGCCATCGCCTTCGCCACCATCCTGGCCGTGGTGGCCGGCATCACCCTGGCCTCTTCGGCCTCCGTCGCGCACGACCTGTACGCCTCGCTCAAGCGGAGGCGCGCCAGGCAGCGCAGCGAGGTCTCGGTGGCCCGGGCCGCGGCCGTGGGCATCGGGGCGGTGGCGATCGCGCTGGGGCTGCTCGCCCAGAACCTCAACGTGGCGTTCCTGGTGGGGCTGGCCTTCGCGGTGGCGGCCTCCGCGAACCTTCCGGTGCTGCTGTACACGCTGTTCTGGCGTCGGTTCACCACGCGCGGGGCCGTGTGCTCGGTGTACGGAGGCCTGGTTCCGGCGGTACTGCTCGTCCTGGTCTCACCCGTGGTGTCGGGCAGCCCGGAGTCGCTCTTCCCGGGAGTCGACTTCCAGCTCTTCCCGCTGCAGAACCCGGGCATCGTCTCGATTCCGCTGGGCTTCCTGGCCGGTTGGCTGGGCACGGTCGGTTCCGGCGAGGAACCGGACGAGGCGAAGCACGCGGAGACCGAGGTGCGCTCCCTGACCGGCGCCGGAGCGGTCTGAGGGCAGGGCTCAGACCGGTCCTTCCGAGGGGAGCCAGGTGTAGCGGTGCTCTGGGCGGCCGGTCTCGCCGTAGCGCAGGGCCAGGGTGACACGGCCGCTGCGTTCGAGGAGCTTGAGGTAGCGCTGGGCGGTCTGGCGGCTGATGCCCGCACGGTCGGCGATCTGCTGGGTGGACAGGGGGCCGTCGGCTGTGCGCAGGACGCGGCGGACGAGCTCCGCCGTGGTGGGGGAGTGGCCCTTGGGCAGCTCGTTCACGGAGCCGGCGCCGGCCAGGGCTCCGAAGATCCGGTCCACCTCGGCCTGTTCGGCCTCGCCGCCCGTGTCCAGGGTGCGGCGCAGCCCGCCGTACGCCTCCAGCCGGGCGCGCAGTCCGGCGAAGGTGAAGGGTTTGACCAGGTACTGGAGGGCGCCGAGCCGCATGGCGGCCTGCACGGTGGCCAGGTCGCGGGCGGCGGTGACCATGATCACGTCGGTGCCGTGGCCGCGCTGGCGCAGGCGGCGGACGAGGTCCAGGCCGTTCCCGTCCGGGAGGTAGTGGTCGAGGAGGACCAGGTCCACCGGATGGGCGGAGAGGAAGTCCAGGGCCTCTGTTGCCGAATGGGCCTGTGCGGCCACGCGGAAACCGGGAACCTTCGCGACGTACGCCGCGTTGATCCGGGCAACACGCATGTCGTCGTCGACGACCAATACGTGGATCGGGGTCTCGTTCACCGCAGGGCCTCCGGGAGTACGACGGAGAATTCCGCCCCTCCGTCCTCTGCTTCACCGGCCCGGGCGCTGCCGCCCTGCCGCTCCGCCAGGCGGCGCACGAGGGCGAGGCCGAGGCCGCGCTCGCGGTGGGACCGGGGCTGTTTGGTCGACCAGCCCTCGGTGAAGATCTCCTCGCGGCGCGCGGCGGGGACACCGGGGCCGCTGTCGCGCACCCGCAGCACGGCGGTACGGCCCTCCGCGCGCAGCTCCACCTCCACCAGGGGCGCGGCCGCGCCGGCGGCGGCGTCCAGGGCGTTGTCCACGAGGTTGCCGACGATCGTGACGAGCCCGCCCGGGTCGACCAGGCGGTCGGGCAGGAGGGTGGCCGGAGCCAGCCGGAGGGGGATGCCGCGCTCGGCGGCGACGGTGGCCTTGCCGACGAGGAGGGCGGCCAGCAGCGGGTCGCGGACCTTCTCGGTGACCTGTTCGGCGGTCGTGCGGTGCACGCCGGCGACGTCGGTCACGAACTGGGCCGCTTCCTCGTGCAGGCCCAGTTCCAGCAGGCCGAGGAGGGTGTGGAGGTGGTTGGCGTGCTCGTGGTCCTGGGCGCGCAGGGCGTCGATGAGGCCGCGGGTGGAGTCGAGTTCGCGGCTCAGGTGCTCCAGTTCGGTGCGGTCGCGCAGGGTGGCGACGGCGCCTCCGTCCGCGGTGGGCATGCGGTTGGCGACGAGGATCCGGGGGCCCTGGACGGTGAGCAGGTCCCGGCCGGTCACGCGGCCGGAGAGTACGTCGGCGGTGCGGCCGGCGCCGAGGACGTCCTCCAGCGGGCGTCCGGCGCAGCCGGCGGTGGTGTCGGGGGCGAGTCCGAGCAGGCGGGCGGCTTCGTCGTTGACCAGTCTGACGCGGCCGTCGGGGGCGAGGGCGATCACGCCTTCGCGGATGGAGTGCAGCATCGCCTCGCGTTCGGCGAGCAGGCCGGCGATGTCGGAGAAGGCCAGGTCGCGGGTCTGGCGTTGGATCCTGCGGGAGAGGAGGTAGGCGGCGAGGGCGCCCGCGGCCAGGGCCCCGCCGGCGTAGGCGAGGAGCCCCGGGACGGCTCCGAGCAGCCGGTCGCGGACGCTGTCGTAGGCGATGCCGACGGAGACCGCGCCGACGATCTCGCCGTCGGCGGCGACGAGGGGGACCTTGCCGCGGGCGGAGCGGCCCAGGGTCCCGTCGTCGATCTCCATGACCTCGCGGCCGGCCAGGGCGTCGCCCGGGTCGGTGGAGACGCGCAGCCCGATCCGCTCGGGACTCGGGTGCGAGCGGCGGATGCCGTCCAGGTCGAGCACGACGACGTACTCGGCGCCCGTCGCCCTGCGGATCCGCTCGGCCGATGCCTGCACCGGGCTGTCCGGCGACGCCCCGGAGTCCAGGAGGCCGGCGGCGATCGCGGGGTCGGCCGCGGTGCTCTGGGCGATGGCCAGTGCCCGCCGCATCGCCTGGTCGTCGAGCTGCGCGCCGAGCGGTGCCAGGAACAGCCCCGTGGCCAGCACGACGACGCCGGCGGCGATGGCCAGCTGGGTCAGCAGGATCTGCGAGACCGCCCGTCTGGGCAGCCCGAGGCGCCGAGCGCTCATGTGGGGGAACCGCATGGGCAGCAACGGTAGGTCGGCCCCGGCACGAGCGGAACATGTGCGCCTCGCTTGTCGGGTACCCCACTCCCGTCGTGCCCGCACCGTGTTCCACGGGTCACCGCGGGTCAAGGCCGCAGGGCGGGGGCCGCCGGCGAACGGTGTGGCGGCCGCTGTGCCGCCTGCACGGGAGCTACGGCATCGGCTGGGGCGGGCGCGGGCCGTGGTACTGGCCGCTCGGCCGCATCCGCAGCGGGCGCTCCTGGTACTCCTCCAGCGCGTGGGCGATCCAGCCCGCCGTGCGGGCCACCGCGAAGACCGTCTCCCCGGCCTCGGCGGCCATGCCGCACGAGACCGTCAGGACCGCCAGCGCCAGGTCCACGTTGGGGTCCAGCCCGCCCTGGCGGGCCGTCACCGCGGCCACCTCGCGGGCCGCGGCCAGGGCGGGGGCGGCTTGCTCCAGCCCTTCCAGCCGTGCGAACAGTGCCCCCGCCCGCGGATCCTCGCCCTGGTAGAGGCGATGCCCGAGGCCCGGGACCCGGCGTCCCGCGCGCAGGTACTCGGCGACCACCGGCGCCGCGCCGCCCTGCTCCAGCACCTCCACCAGCATGCGGTGCGCGAGCCGCCCCGCCGCGCCGTGCAGGGGTCCTTCGAGCGCACCGAGACCCGCCGACACCGCCGCGTACGGATGCGCGCGCGCCGACGCTGCCACCCGTACGGCCAGGGTGGAGGCGGCCAGGTCGTGGTCGACCAGCAGGGCCAGGGCCAGGTCCAGTACGGCGAGCGCGTCCCGGTCCGGTTCCCGCGGTGTCAGCCGGGACCACAGCCGGTGGGCGATGAGGTCGTCGCCGACCGGCGCGGTGCCTGGCGCCCTGCCCGCGGTCCCCGCCGCGGGCAGGGCGCCGACCAGGGTGGGGATCAGGCAGCGCGCGGAGCCCAGTACCGCCTCCTCGGACAGGTCGAAGCGCAGCGGATCGGCCACCGCGGCGGCGGCGACGGCCACCCGCAGCCGGTCGATCGGGCCGCTGTGCGCGGGCAGGGCGTCCACCGCCCTACGGGCCGCTTCCAGCGCCTCCGCAGGGGCGGTGAACCGGGCCCCGCGGCCGGGGGCCCCCGTCCAGAGCCACTCGGCGACCTCCTCGAAGCGGTACTCCGAGGCCAGGGCCACGGCGTCGACGCCTCGGAAGTAGAACCGGTCGGGTTCGATCAGGGTGAGCGCCGTGCGGACGGAGAGCTCACCGGCGGCGGGAGCCGCCGCCTCGCGTCGGCTGCGGCGGGC
This DNA window, taken from Streptomyces sp. TN58, encodes the following:
- a CDS encoding FadR/GntR family transcriptional regulator; the protein is MLFTKDLKGHGGTTDKGFVSTLAHTMMTAARHADSGLAGAGELDRYPYAEAPGSDRVGAPHWDGADVELSRVGRRAAGSRGRGLHGQLVQQLGQMIVSGDLGADRPLVPEEIGQRFEVSRTVVRESLRVLEAKGLVSARPNVGTRVRPVADWNLLDPDIIEWRAFGPQRDDQRRELGELRWTIEPLAARLAAGHGRPDIQQRLADMVEIMGHALGQGDSITFARADNEFHALLIQVAGNRMLEHLSGIVSAALQVSGSPMTSCDRPSETCVAHHARMVEALAAGDAAGAESAMRQLLTVHPEVERVVPAPREH
- a CDS encoding RNA polymerase sigma factor, which gives rise to MSASTSRTLPPEIADSESVMALIERGKAEGQIAGDDVRRAFEADQIPATQWKNVLRSLNQILEEEGVTLMVSAAESPKRTTRKSVAAKSPAKRTATEPVRKTAARATAAQPAAAEAEAADPQAPDAPVEEAAAAPAAKKTAAKKTAAKKAAPAKKAAAKKTAAKKTAAKKDADEAGEDENPEEGPDAVKAEGEEEDEGGENKGFVISDDEDDAPAQQVVVAGATADPVKDYLKQIGKVPLLNAEQEVELAKRIEAGLFAEDKLANSDKLAPKLKRELEIIAEDGRRAKNHLLEANLRLVVSLAKRYTGRGMLFLDLIQEGNLGLIRAVEKFDYTKGYKFSTYATWWIRQAITRAMADQARTIRIPVHMVEVINKLARVQRQMLQDLGREPTPEELAKELDMTPEKVIEVQKYGREPISLHTPLGEDGDSEFGDLIEDSEAVVPADAVSFTLLQEQLHSVLDTLSEREAGVVSMRFGLTDGQPKTLDEIGKVYGVTRERIRQIESKTMSKLRHPSRSQVLRDYLD
- a CDS encoding S1 family peptidase, whose protein sequence is MRRPFARVLAGALTLAAGTAAAPLAQMPRAAADSVVIGGKPVKAADSPWVVALASRDRFGGTRDGQFCGGVVVAPTRVVTAAHCLGRQVLGGTVESVPDFRVIAGRTELRAADGREIAVRGARVNPDYDPQSNAGDLAVLELAEAVPAHHVLPMAEAGHPAYAAGTEAAVYGWGDTSGFGDYAYALRAARVTVLADDVCGRAYPGDADGQYRAASMVCAGDGGGGRDACQGDSGGPLVAQGRLIGVVSWGRGCGRADSPGVYTRIAPLAGFVTAPERAARPAGGQNAAWAPPRASGGRAGSVQRHRVP
- a CDS encoding DUF7455 domain-containing protein, producing the protein MTTVLTPATPLTAADRCDRCGAQAYLRVVLLSGGELLFCAHHGRKFEPELKKIAAEIQDETERLTSAPAAHAEPEDR
- a CDS encoding DNA gyrase/topoisomerase IV subunit B, yielding MTADTSVPSSALLSGADRDGSNYTARHLLVLEGLEAVRKRPGMYIGSTDSRGLMHCLWEIIDNSVDEALGGYCDHIEVILHEDSSVEVRDNGRGIPVDVEPKTGLSGVEVVMTKLHAGGKFGGGSYAASGGLHGVGASVVNALSARLDVEVDRGSSTHAISFRRGVPGMFTEQGPESPFDPANGLRKVKRIPKGRTGTRIRYWADRQIFLKDARLNLETLYQRARQTAFLVPGLTLVVRDERATDGAGKTEETFRFDGGISEFCEYLAQDKAACDVLRLTGSGTFKETVPVLDDRGHMTPTEVTRELGVDIALRWGTGYESTVRSFVNIIATPKGGTHVTGFERSVTKTVNEVLRSAKLLRVAEDDVVKDDALEGMTAVVTVRLAEPQFEGQTKEVLGTSAATRVVAAVVAKELKAFLTSTKRDDKQQARAVMEKIVAAARTRIAARQHKEAQRRKTALETSSLPAKLADCRSDDVDRSELFIVEGDSALGTAKLARNSEFQALLPIRGKILNVQKSSVSDMLKNAECGAIIQVIGAGSGRTFDIDAARYGKIVLLVDADVDGAHIRCLLLTLFQRYMRPMVEAGRVFAAVPPLHRIELVQPKRGQDKYVYTYSDNELRQTLLEYQRKNIRYKDSIQRYKGLGEMDADQLAETTMDPRFRTLRRINIGDLESAEQVFDLLMGNEVAPRKEFITSSAATLDRSRIDA
- a CDS encoding DUF485 domain-containing protein, with amino-acid sequence MDKHEGRDAGTIRLDDPWYDALAVGWGEGEEPSPPRPAPTGRPAPGASDIYLEVQRSAAFQEVRSRYRRFVVPATAGFLLWYVAYVVAATAAPGLMARPVLGAVNVAMLAGLGQFLSTFLLTWAYARHARLRRDRAALDLRWTVFEQERGQGRTRARRAGR
- a CDS encoding cation acetate symporter produces the protein MTSEHQTLALMLFSLFIAVTLGITTWVSRNRHGSAEEFYAGGRLFSPMENGFAIAGDYMSAASFLGISGLIALFGYDGMLYSVGFLVAWLLVLFLVAELVRNCGRFTLADVVAARMSERPVRIAAGISSVVVSVLYLVAQMVGAGSLVALLLGNSGAAARTLTVIGVGALMVVYVAFGGMRATTWIQIVKAVLLMGGAILLTVLVLLRFHGDVDRLLTTAAERSGYGADFLSPGLKYGGDWTARFDFVSLGLALVLGTAGLPHILSRFYTVPTARAARRSVVWAIALIGGFYLMTIVLGFGAAALLGPDEVRASNASGNTAVPLLAAFLGGGAETTGGAVLFAFVAAIAFATILAVVAGITLASSASVAHDLYASLKRRRARQRSEVSVARAAAVGIGAVAIALGLLAQNLNVAFLVGLAFAVAASANLPVLLYTLFWRRFTTRGAVCSVYGGLVPAVLLVLVSPVVSGSPESLFPGVDFQLFPLQNPGIVSIPLGFLAGWLGTVGSGEEPDEAKHAETEVRSLTGAGAV